Proteins from one Niallia circulans genomic window:
- a CDS encoding methylated-DNA--[protein]-cysteine S-methyltransferase, translated as MSAKYIIDYKSPIGLVEITGTEAGVYSVLFTDRETLQYPLMENTPKPLRACYQQLDLYFKGELETFTFPYIVEGTDFQKNVWNTLPSISYGKTGSYKDIATAIGNEKAVRAVGSTNGKNKLCIVLPCHRIIGSNGSLTGYAGGLWRKEWLLEHENKYAPK; from the coding sequence ATGAGCGCTAAATATATAATTGATTATAAATCACCAATTGGGCTTGTCGAAATCACAGGTACCGAAGCAGGAGTATACTCTGTATTGTTTACAGATAGAGAAACCTTGCAATATCCATTGATGGAAAACACGCCAAAACCATTAAGAGCTTGCTATCAACAGCTTGATTTATATTTTAAAGGAGAGCTTGAGACATTTACTTTTCCATATATAGTCGAAGGTACAGATTTTCAAAAAAATGTGTGGAATACGTTACCGTCAATTTCTTACGGTAAGACAGGCTCCTATAAAGATATTGCAACAGCAATCGGCAATGAAAAGGCAGTTCGGGCAGTTGGTAGTACAAATGGCAAAAATAAGCTCTGTATTGTTTTGCCATGTCACCGGATTATTGGCAGCAATGGCAGCTTGACAGGTTATGCAGGCGGCTTATGGAGAAAGGAATGGCTCCTTGAGCATGAAAACAAATATGCCCCGAAATAA
- a CDS encoding HAD family hydrolase, with product MIKAVLFDLDGTLLNRNEAVLHFAERQYNSIIKATSDISKETYISRFITLDANGYVWKDRVYQQLVEEFHLTGITWQELLQDYVEEFPYSCVPFAHLNEMLAELSEAGLRLGIITNGYGQFQQSNIEALGIKHFFDTILISEWENLRKPEPAIFQRALQRLDATPDESLFIGDHPQNDVEAARNVGMLGVWKENSDWSSAGMEYIVKDLTEIPMLIRKLNQDMDNK from the coding sequence ATGATAAAAGCAGTTTTGTTTGATTTAGATGGAACATTATTAAACAGAAATGAAGCAGTCCTGCATTTTGCAGAACGACAATATAACAGCATAATAAAAGCGACAAGCGATATATCGAAAGAAACATATATAAGCAGGTTCATCACCTTGGATGCGAACGGCTATGTTTGGAAGGATAGAGTCTATCAGCAGCTTGTTGAAGAATTTCACTTGACCGGCATCACTTGGCAGGAGCTGCTGCAAGATTATGTAGAGGAATTTCCGTATAGCTGTGTGCCTTTTGCTCATTTAAACGAAATGTTAGCAGAGCTTTCAGAAGCAGGGCTGCGCTTAGGAATCATTACAAATGGATACGGGCAGTTTCAGCAGAGCAATATCGAAGCATTAGGAATCAAACACTTTTTTGATACGATATTGATATCAGAATGGGAGAATTTGCGCAAGCCTGAACCAGCGATTTTTCAGCGGGCATTGCAAAGGCTGGATGCAACTCCTGACGAAAGTCTTTTTATCGGCGATCACCCACAAAATGATGTAGAGGCCGCCCGTAATGTTGGAATGCTTGGAGTATGGAAAGAAAATTCTGATTGGAGCAGTGCAGGAATGGAATATATCGTGAAGGATTTGACAGAAATTCCAATGCTGATAAGAAAACTCAATCAAGACATGGATAATAAATAG
- a CDS encoding 5-methyltetrahydropteroyltriglutamate--homocysteine S-methyltransferase, with product MQTIDKSSQKTAPFRADQVGSLLRSEAIKKARLQRAADEITAEQLKTIENEEIARIVEKQKEVGLQAVTDGEFRRAWWHFDFLEDLQGVTGYQTGSGIQFQQKQTKSRAIKVTDKLGFDKHPFLEDFKFLQAAAGDHTAKLTIPSPSMLHFRGEVDKAVYPDQDEFFADLAQTYKKGLQAFYDAGCRYVQLDDTSWAYLCSEEQKEQLRAKGMDPDYLSRKYLETLNEAVSDRPDDFKVTMHICRGNFRSTWISSGGYEPVAEKLFGHLNIDGFFLEYDNDRSGGFEPLRFVNRPDLNIVLGLITSKFGELEDKDVIKRRIEEASRYVDLNQLCLSPQCGFASTEEGNLLTEEQQWDKLRHVVEISNAVWK from the coding sequence ATGCAAACGATTGATAAATCATCACAGAAAACAGCACCATTTCGCGCAGACCAAGTAGGAAGCTTATTGAGATCTGAGGCAATTAAGAAGGCGCGTTTGCAAAGAGCAGCTGACGAAATTACTGCAGAGCAATTAAAAACTATAGAAAATGAAGAGATTGCTAGAATTGTAGAAAAGCAAAAGGAAGTTGGCCTTCAAGCTGTCACAGATGGCGAATTCCGCAGAGCATGGTGGCATTTTGATTTTCTTGAAGACCTGCAAGGTGTAACAGGCTATCAAACTGGATCAGGTATTCAATTCCAGCAAAAGCAAACAAAATCACGTGCTATTAAGGTTACGGACAAGCTTGGGTTTGACAAGCACCCATTCCTTGAGGATTTTAAATTTCTTCAAGCTGCAGCTGGTGACCATACAGCAAAATTAACGATTCCAAGTCCAAGTATGCTTCATTTCCGCGGTGAAGTTGACAAGGCTGTGTATCCAGACCAAGATGAGTTTTTCGCAGATCTTGCACAAACATACAAAAAGGGCCTTCAAGCGTTTTATGATGCAGGCTGCCGTTATGTGCAACTTGATGACACATCATGGGCATACCTATGTTCAGAAGAACAAAAGGAACAGCTGCGTGCAAAAGGAATGGATCCTGACTACTTAAGCAGAAAATATTTAGAAACGTTAAATGAAGCAGTTTCAGATCGTCCAGATGATTTTAAAGTAACGATGCATATATGCCGAGGAAATTTCCGCTCTACATGGATTTCTTCAGGTGGTTATGAGCCGGTTGCTGAAAAGCTGTTTGGTCATTTAAATATTGATGGCTTCTTCCTCGAATATGATAATGATCGTTCAGGTGGTTTTGAACCGCTTCGTTTCGTTAACAGACCAGATTTAAACATCGTACTTGGATTAATTACATCTAAATTCGGTGAACTAGAGGATAAAGATGTTATTAAACGTCGTATTGAAGAAGCATCACGTTATGTTGACCTAAATCAATTGTGCTTAAGCCCGCAGTGCGGCTTTGCATCAACTGAGGAAGGCAACCTGCTGACAGAAGAGCAGCAATGGGATAAGCTTCGCCATGTTGTTGAAATTTCAAATGCTGTTTGGAAATAA